The sequence ACATCCATCTGAGGCAAGAAATTATTTGAATCGTCAGGTTTTACATCTTCTAACTCTGTTTTTGCAAATTGCATATTGATGACTTCGACCTTATCTCCTCGAGCCTCTTTAAACCCTATGGCGGTTTTAACTAATTTGGTAATCTGCTCAAGTTCTTGCGGCGTTCTCGGCACATAGGTTTGCTTACCATCCTTATCCTTGGTATATGTTCCATCCACCAAAACAGCAACAGAGAGGTTCTTAATCTGCCCTGCTTCCTTCTTATGAGTTTCAATCGTACGAGAAATCTCATAATTAATATTCTCATCTGCTCTTTTATTTTTGCTGCCGTTTTGGCCTGCATTAGCATTCTCTGCCGCTGGCAAAGCATTCGCCACGGTCACAGTTCCATCATTTGAGGTCGAAGAGGAATCTTCTTTACTATTAGCGGTTGACCGAGCCACCTGTCCTTCGGGATCATACTTTTCTGAGTTAACAGTGACTTGATCAAAGTCAATGTCTGCGGAAATTTCAGTTCGGACCTTACCGGCCCCTAAAGTTTGTTCTAATAAATTCTCAATTTGCTTTCCCGTGATAGTTTCATACGAGCGCTTGGCTTCTTGCTGAGTTGTCATATTTTGAACAGATCCTTCTCCTTCATTTCCTTTTGCCAACAGCGTTCCACGATCATCAATAATCGAAATACGCTCAGTGGGCAGGCTTGGCACTGCTGAGGCGACTAAATACTGAATGGATTTAACCTGTTGCTCATTGAGACGCATAATACCTTTCATTTTCAACATAATGGAGGCGGATGGGTCAACTTTATCCCGCGAGAATAACTCCCTTTTCGGAACAACCAAATGAACGCGAGCCGCTGCTACACCATTAATAGTTTTGATAGATTTAGTTAATTCCCCTTCCAAAGCTCGCAGCTTATTGATATCGATTAAGCTACCTGACGTGCTTAAAACATCGCCGCGATCAAAAATTTCATAACCGATAACGCCTGCTGATAATATTCCTTCTTGGGCAACATCCATTCTAAGGCGGGCAATTTTTTCTGCTGGCGCGTAAATAGTTGATCCATCAGGACTAAGATTAACCGGGACCCCCATTGCTTCTAATTTTTGTACAATGCGGGCTCCCTCAGCTGGTTCCACTTGAGAATATAGAAC is a genomic window of Candidatus Paracaedibacter acanthamoebae containing:
- the fliF gene encoding flagellar basal-body MS-ring/collar protein FliF, yielding MDGFIQILRNLGPIRLAAIGSVMLGVIGFFIYLMSQTSTGGMAVLYSQVEPAEGARIVQKLEAMGVPVNLSPDGSTIYAPAEKIARLRMDVAQEGILSAGVIGYEIFDRGDVLSTSGSLIDINKLRALEGELTKSIKTINGVAAARVHLVVPKRELFSRDKVDPSASIMLKMKGIMRLNEQQVKSIQYLVASAVPSLPTERISIIDDRGTLLAKGNEGEGSVQNMTTQQEAKRSYETITGKQIENLLEQTLGAGKVRTEISADIDFDQVTVNSEKYDPEGQVARSTANSKEDSSSTSNDGTVTVANALPAAENANAGQNGSKNKRADENINYEISRTIETHKKEAGQIKNLSVAVLVDGTYTKDKDGKQTYVPRTPQELEQITKLVKTAIGFKEARGDKVEVINMQFAKTELEDVKPDDSNNFLPQMDVTKIIELLVLAAVGVLILIMIVRPVLLRVIESSGVANEDTEIAALLANANGRPQGALPDFSRMDPNDLDLLQSSDEQEEDDMLDVSNIEGRLKASSLKKIGDIIDKHPEEAVTIIRNWMYDEPWKQEKTT